The nucleotide sequence CAAGATTGGAATACCAACTGTACCCAAACCCAATAAGGCAACTTCAACTGGATGAGCATATTCAGCTGCTAATCCAAAAGGAGCAGCATATCTGTGGTGCTGTTTGTGGATATACTTGTAAAAAACGCCATAATGTAATCCACGATGAAACCAATAATGCCAAGTATCTTCCAATACAAAGAAAACCGCCAATTGTAACAACATTTGTCCTATACTTGGGAATGGAACATTAAAAGAGATACCAATTTTTTGACATAATGGATGGAAAAACCAAATGGGAAACACTTCAACCAAGAAATGAGACGTTAAAACCAGTTTTAAACATTCCCATTGTTCTTGATCGCTAGGGattttttcatcttgaATCTTCCATTTTCTAAAATATGGAATTCTGTCAATTATAGCCCATGGTAAACATCTACCAAAGTAGAAAAACTCATGAGTAACGAAGAACAATAATCCGGTAGCAAATAAATCATTATTCATGTAGTAATAGTAACTGCCCcaaagtttttcaataaagtTTAAATTGGGGACttgattgaagttgttgtAGGCATCCATAAAGGAAGTTCCATTAGAGAACAG is from Candida orthopsilosis Co 90-125, chromosome 1 draft sequence and encodes:
- a CDS encoding Erg25 C-4 methyl sterol oxidase (role in C4-demethylation of ergosterol biosynthesis intermediates) codes for the protein MSSSKVYYDYSSFSNGTSFMDAYNNFNQVPNLNFIEKLWGSYYYYMNNDLFATGLLFFVTHEFFYFGRCLPWAIIDRIPYFRKWKIQDEKIPSDQEQWECLKSVLTSHFLVEVFPIWFFHPLCQKIGISFNVPFPSIGQMLLQLAVFFVLEDTWHYWFHRGLHYGVFYKYIHKQHHRYAAPFGLAAEYAHPVEVALLGLGTVGIPILWCIITGNLHLFTVSVWIVLRLFQAVDSHSGYEFPWSLHHFLPFWAGADHHDEHHHYFIGGYSSSFRWWDYFLETEAGPKGKAAREAKIRKQAEKLQKKTI